The Sphingomonas sp. KR3-1 genome contains a region encoding:
- a CDS encoding energy transducer TonB: protein MIAGLMLAGLSLALQDAGGAASKGATRPTPYGMPQTWVTDEDYPDAAIWERQSGTVAARLDVGADGVPSGCSVTASSGSAVLDRGTCELFRQRARFNPARDAAGKPIPGSYDFKFTWVLPQGEGQFGSWIFFNEIRVQGGRIAGCMAQSRGVGFSRVTSGPCVALGAPVPAAMAPLLAGPNAGATIKVIETHIVGGDATPAIERPAGKPFYERRIRFDVDAAGNVANCKLVSGAAAQDPLGYVAHRCHSGMRYPPLAGSKRSVEMTVSMYLTRDPPPPRDPAEGPTV, encoded by the coding sequence ATGATTGCGGGACTGATGCTGGCCGGCCTGTCGTTGGCCCTGCAGGATGCCGGCGGCGCGGCAAGCAAGGGCGCGACCCGGCCGACGCCCTATGGCATGCCGCAAACCTGGGTCACCGACGAGGATTATCCCGACGCGGCGATCTGGGAGCGCCAGTCGGGCACGGTCGCGGCGCGCCTCGATGTCGGCGCGGACGGGGTTCCGAGCGGATGCAGCGTTACCGCCTCGAGCGGCTCGGCGGTGCTGGACAGGGGCACCTGCGAGTTGTTCCGCCAGCGCGCGCGCTTCAATCCGGCGCGCGACGCCGCCGGAAAGCCGATCCCGGGCAGCTATGATTTCAAGTTCACCTGGGTCTTGCCGCAGGGCGAGGGCCAGTTCGGGTCCTGGATATTCTTCAACGAGATCCGCGTGCAGGGTGGGCGCATTGCCGGCTGTATGGCGCAGAGCCGCGGCGTCGGCTTCAGCCGGGTGACGAGCGGCCCCTGTGTGGCGCTGGGCGCGCCAGTGCCTGCAGCGATGGCGCCACTGCTGGCCGGGCCGAATGCCGGCGCGACGATCAAGGTGATCGAGACGCATATCGTCGGGGGGGATGCCACGCCCGCGATCGAGCGCCCGGCCGGCAAGCCCTTTTACGAGCGCAGGATTCGCTTCGATGTCGATGCCGCGGGCAATGTCGCCAACTGCAAGCTGGTGAGTGGCGCCGCGGCGCAGGATCCGCTGGGCTATGTCGCGCATCGCTGCCATTCGGGGATGCGCTATCCGCCGCTCGCGGGGAGCAAGCGCAGCGTCGAGATGACCGTGTCGATGTACCTGACGCGCGACCCACCGCCGCCACGCGACCCCGCCGAAGGGCCGACGGTCTGA
- a CDS encoding energy transducer TonB, whose amino-acid sequence MLLVSLLALAIQAVPAAQDKVVLGTARKPIPRNRPQAWITDDDYPRAALHNKQYGPVGFRLDVDANGHVTGCHVTRSSGYAELDDTACLFLGKRAEFTPAQDGAGKNIPFAYNGTFTWALPNVARGPNPVSALAADPVNVDIALQAVPKTYANPALLRLEFEGEKVKACHVETSSGNAKLDAVACEQTRAQVPPLKIGKPGIAEPDSRMALVTFAAAK is encoded by the coding sequence ATGCTTTTGGTATCGTTGCTGGCGCTGGCGATCCAGGCCGTCCCGGCGGCACAGGACAAGGTGGTTCTGGGCACCGCACGAAAGCCGATCCCACGCAACCGGCCCCAAGCCTGGATCACCGACGACGACTATCCGCGCGCCGCGCTTCACAACAAGCAATACGGCCCTGTCGGTTTCAGACTCGATGTCGATGCGAACGGTCACGTGACGGGCTGCCACGTGACCAGGAGCTCTGGCTATGCCGAGCTCGACGACACCGCCTGCCTGTTCCTGGGCAAGCGCGCCGAGTTCACGCCGGCACAAGACGGGGCGGGCAAGAACATCCCCTTCGCCTATAATGGCACGTTCACCTGGGCGCTGCCCAACGTCGCGCGCGGCCCCAACCCGGTGAGCGCGCTCGCCGCCGATCCGGTCAATGTGGACATCGCACTTCAGGCAGTGCCGAAAACCTATGCCAACCCCGCGCTGCTGCGGCTCGAATTCGAGGGCGAGAAGGTCAAGGCCTGCCATGTCGAAACGAGTAGCGGAAATGCCAAGCTCGATGCCGTTGCCTGCGAGCAGACCAGGGCGCAGGTTCCTCCGCTCAAGATCGGCAAGCCGGGCATTGCCGAGCCGGACAGCCGCATGGCCCTGGTGACCTTCGCGGCGGCGAAATAG
- the argJ gene encoding bifunctional glutamate N-acetyltransferase/amino-acid acetyltransferase ArgJ: MSIERSPLALPFPALPAIPGATPRVARARYKSWDRCDLTFIELAPGTTVAGVLTSSKCPSPEVEWCRKALPLGQARALVVNAGNSNAFTGNRGRAAVEAIAARAAAHLGCEPSDVYVASTGVIGVPLPIDKAEAGLDAAFTAAPCTWEDAAATIMTTDTFAKGVVTQAVVGDRTVQLAGIIKGSGMIAPDMATMLGFIFTDAAIDPVWLQAALSDANARTFSCITVDGDTSTSDTVLAFATGAAGNAPLASDEDDGADAFRAALQDMCHQLAQLVVRDGEGAQKLIEITVEGAESDASAHRIAMSIANSPLVKTAIAGEDANWGRVVMAVGKAGEPAERDKLAIRFGATQVAREGLAVEGYDEAPVAAHLKGREIEIGVELGLGEGRATVWTCDLTHGYISINADYRS; the protein is encoded by the coding sequence ATGTCCATCGAACGCTCCCCGCTCGCGCTGCCCTTCCCTGCCCTGCCGGCGATCCCCGGTGCCACGCCGCGCGTGGCGCGGGCGCGCTACAAGAGCTGGGACCGCTGCGACCTGACCTTCATCGAGCTGGCACCGGGCACGACGGTCGCCGGCGTATTGACCAGCAGCAAATGCCCCTCGCCCGAGGTGGAATGGTGCCGCAAGGCGCTGCCACTCGGCCAGGCGCGGGCGCTGGTGGTCAATGCGGGCAACTCGAACGCCTTCACCGGCAATCGCGGCCGCGCCGCCGTCGAGGCGATCGCCGCCCGCGCCGCCGCGCATCTGGGGTGCGAACCATCGGATGTGTACGTCGCGTCCACCGGCGTGATCGGCGTGCCCCTGCCGATCGACAAGGCTGAGGCCGGCCTCGATGCGGCCTTCACCGCCGCGCCCTGCACTTGGGAAGACGCCGCCGCGACGATCATGACCACCGATACTTTTGCCAAGGGGGTGGTGACCCAGGCGGTCGTCGGAGACCGGACCGTGCAGCTCGCGGGGATCATCAAGGGCTCGGGAATGATCGCGCCCGACATGGCGACGATGCTCGGCTTCATCTTCACCGATGCCGCGATCGATCCCGTATGGCTCCAGGCTGCGCTAAGCGATGCCAATGCCAGGACTTTCTCCTGCATCACCGTGGACGGCGACACCTCGACCAGCGACACCGTGCTCGCCTTCGCCACGGGAGCTGCGGGCAACGCCCCCCTGGCGAGCGACGAGGATGACGGCGCCGACGCGTTCCGCGCCGCGCTTCAGGACATGTGCCACCAACTCGCCCAGCTCGTCGTCCGCGACGGCGAAGGCGCGCAGAAGCTCATCGAGATCACTGTCGAAGGCGCCGAGAGCGACGCCAGCGCCCACCGCATCGCCATGTCGATCGCCAATTCGCCGCTGGTGAAGACCGCGATCGCCGGCGAGGACGCCAATTGGGGCCGTGTCGTCATGGCGGTCGGCAAGGCCGGCGAGCCCGCCGAGCGCGACAAGCTCGCGATCCGTTTCGGCGCCACCCAGGTGGCGCGCGAGGGGCTGGCGGTGGAAGGCTATGACGAGGCGCCGGTAGCCGCCCACCTCAAGGGCCGCGAGATCGAGATCGGCGTCGAGCTGGGCCTTGGCGAGGGTCGCGCCACGGTGTGGACCTGCGACCTGACGCACGGCTATATCTCGATCAACGCCGATTATCGCAGCTGA
- a CDS encoding GFA family protein: MCGAVRYRLASEPTDAGWCHCRTCQLNSGSPAMAFATVPAEDFVLLSGAELVGSVASSETGERRFCKGCGTPLLMQDKGAATVDFSLATLDEPGRAQPGFHIYYDSRIGWAEAGDNLPRHPPLAPGIKRRLRRLRLPPASFPATS, from the coding sequence ATGTGCGGCGCGGTCCGCTACCGGCTCGCATCAGAGCCGACCGACGCCGGCTGGTGCCATTGCCGTACCTGCCAGCTGAATTCCGGCAGCCCCGCCATGGCCTTCGCCACCGTGCCTGCCGAGGATTTCGTGCTGCTGTCGGGTGCCGAACTCGTCGGCAGCGTCGCCTCGAGCGAGACCGGGGAACGCCGCTTCTGCAAGGGCTGCGGTACGCCGCTGCTGATGCAGGACAAGGGCGCCGCCACGGTCGATTTCAGCCTGGCGACGCTGGACGAGCCCGGCCGTGCACAGCCGGGCTTCCATATCTATTACGACAGCCGGATCGGCTGGGCGGAGGCGGGCGACAATCTGCCGCGCCACCCCCCGCTCGCGCCGGGAATCAAGCGGCGCTTGAGGCGCCTGCGCCTGCCGCCAGCGAGCTTTCCAGCCACTTCTTGA
- the trxA gene encoding thioredoxin, translated as MATKATTDASFSADVLEAGKPVLVDFWAEWCGPCKMIAPALEELAEELSDQVQIIKIDIDANPDAPTKYGVRGIPTMILFKNGQPAATQVGAMPKNGIKKWLESSLAAGAGASSAA; from the coding sequence ATGGCCACCAAGGCGACCACCGACGCCAGCTTTTCCGCAGACGTGCTCGAGGCCGGCAAGCCCGTCCTCGTCGATTTCTGGGCAGAGTGGTGCGGGCCCTGCAAGATGATCGCCCCGGCGCTCGAGGAGCTGGCCGAGGAGCTTTCGGATCAGGTCCAGATCATCAAGATCGACATCGACGCGAACCCCGACGCGCCGACCAAGTACGGCGTTCGCGGCATTCCCACGATGATCCTGTTCAAGAACGGCCAGCCCGCGGCGACGCAGGTCGGTGCGATGCCGAAGAACGGCATCAAGAAGTGGCTGGAAAGCTCGCTGGCGGCAGGCGCAGGCGCCTCAAGCGCCGCTTGA
- the addA gene encoding double-strand break repair helicase AddA — MTEVRPLHKLKGNQKAASDPGRHIWLSASAGTGKTQVLAARVWRLLLGGTDPGAILCLTFTKAGAAEMSERITSRLARWVRASDTELAADLEALGENISPAGREKARQLFAKVLDAPGGGIRIQTIHSFCQSLLAAFPMEAGLVPGFRPLDQREEAVLAREALAEMLVDATRDHREWVVDAVGALSLRLGEGKAEDFLKACAREGEALAELPLLIQPYLREALGLPLGDVDAEIARRCGDDQFDLASLRAVATMSADWGTRSGLERADIIVGWLARGSEARAATLAELHGVWATAKGEPRSFGKGQAPQDAGYPDYAMRLYDSCAQLLGMKTQAAYADLLARGLEAGRIYAETYKQAKRRLGAVDFNDLIHATVALLGSPGMGEWVRYKLDQATEHVLIDEAQDTNPQQWAIVSAIADEFFVGEGIKAETIRTLFTVGDYKQAIFGFQGTDPIFFRAAFERFLAKSRIQPDPDFDVEPREVEELSLTHSFRSTRPVLEFVDAALGVLPAPGMGELSDLEQHASEVPGSGTVTLWPPVIEGGSEADEEEWVSDATRKLAGDIARAIRGWIGTLALESKGRTLQPEDVMILVKRRGELASLIVARLYAEGVPVAGVDRLRLNAPLAVQDLLAAIRFALQPEDDLSLASLLVSPLIGWSQDELMAAAVRGPIGLWRHLRNTQSEESLAPLYALLRRADIATPYRFLEEILSGPLDGRRKLLRRLGEEARDPIEELLNATLNFEKTATPSLQRFLDWFDRGDVEIVRDAAQPQGAVRVMTAHGAKGLQAPLVILADATVDPTRSPRDFLQWEPSEVSGKLPIFRPRAAERGVLGEVIENADRRELSEHWRLFYVAATRAEERLVIAGALGPMAKGVPPAKSWYAASAAALDALGVGEGETREFKGLQPQAPVPARPLAAAGRVEIAALPDWARRMAPAEARPPRPLAPSSLGDDSVADPPPTPALRAAAERGRLLHALFERLPSVSPADRAQAAERWLAGAGGVADPKLRDSLVAAALAVTEDSRFSALFGPNSLGEAPIAAVVGEGVVVSGTVDRLVVTDTQVRVVDFKTGRRAPATLADIPAYHVRQVAAYAAALAVIFPGRAVEAGLLYVAGPTLHLLPADLLAAHKPGFVATEQSLVSRA; from the coding sequence ATGACTGAAGTCCGTCCCCTCCACAAACTCAAGGGCAACCAGAAAGCCGCCAGTGACCCCGGCCGCCATATCTGGCTCTCCGCCTCGGCCGGCACCGGCAAGACCCAGGTGCTCGCCGCGCGCGTCTGGCGACTGCTGCTCGGCGGCACCGATCCCGGTGCGATCCTCTGCCTCACCTTCACCAAGGCCGGCGCGGCCGAGATGTCCGAGCGGATCACCAGCCGGCTTGCCCGCTGGGTGCGCGCATCGGACACCGAACTGGCCGCCGATCTCGAGGCGCTGGGCGAGAACATCTCGCCCGCCGGCCGCGAAAAGGCCCGCCAGCTCTTCGCCAAGGTGCTCGACGCGCCCGGCGGCGGCATCCGCATCCAGACGATCCACAGCTTCTGCCAGTCGCTGCTCGCCGCCTTCCCGATGGAAGCCGGCCTCGTCCCCGGCTTCCGCCCGCTCGACCAGCGCGAGGAAGCGGTGCTGGCGCGCGAGGCGCTGGCCGAGATGCTTGTCGATGCGACGCGCGACCACCGCGAATGGGTGGTGGACGCCGTCGGCGCGCTGTCGCTGCGGCTGGGCGAGGGCAAGGCCGAGGATTTCCTCAAGGCCTGCGCGCGCGAGGGCGAGGCGCTCGCCGAGCTGCCCCTGCTGATCCAGCCTTATCTGCGCGAGGCGCTCGGCCTGCCGCTCGGCGATGTCGATGCCGAGATCGCCCGGCGCTGCGGCGACGACCAGTTCGATCTTGCAAGTTTGCGCGCGGTCGCGACGATGAGTGCCGACTGGGGCACCAGGTCGGGCCTCGAGCGCGCCGACATCATCGTCGGCTGGCTCGCCAGGGGTTCCGAGGCGCGCGCCGCGACCCTTGCCGAGCTGCACGGCGTCTGGGCCACCGCCAAGGGCGAGCCGCGCTCCTTCGGCAAGGGCCAGGCGCCGCAGGATGCCGGTTACCCCGACTATGCGATGCGGCTCTACGATAGCTGCGCGCAGCTGCTCGGCATGAAGACCCAGGCCGCCTATGCCGACCTGCTCGCGCGCGGGCTCGAGGCGGGCCGGATCTATGCCGAGACCTACAAGCAGGCCAAGCGCCGCCTCGGCGCGGTCGATTTCAACGACCTGATCCACGCCACCGTCGCGTTGCTCGGCAGCCCCGGCATGGGCGAATGGGTGCGCTACAAGCTCGACCAGGCGACCGAGCATGTCCTGATCGACGAGGCGCAGGACACCAATCCCCAGCAATGGGCGATCGTCAGCGCGATCGCGGACGAGTTCTTCGTCGGCGAGGGGATCAAGGCCGAGACGATCCGCACGCTGTTCACCGTGGGCGACTACAAGCAGGCGATCTTCGGCTTCCAGGGCACCGATCCGATCTTCTTCCGCGCCGCGTTCGAGCGCTTCCTGGCGAAATCGCGCATCCAGCCCGATCCAGACTTCGATGTGGAGCCCCGCGAAGTCGAGGAGCTGTCGCTCACCCACAGTTTCCGTTCGACGCGTCCGGTGCTCGAGTTCGTCGATGCCGCGCTCGGCGTGCTGCCGGCACCGGGCATGGGCGAACTTTCCGACCTCGAGCAGCATGCCAGCGAGGTCCCGGGCTCGGGCACGGTGACGCTGTGGCCGCCGGTCATCGAGGGCGGCAGCGAGGCGGACGAGGAGGAATGGGTCAGCGATGCCACCCGCAAGCTCGCCGGCGACATCGCCCGGGCGATCAGGGGCTGGATCGGAACGCTTGCACTCGAAAGCAAGGGCCGCACGCTGCAGCCCGAGGACGTGATGATCCTGGTCAAGCGCCGCGGCGAGCTCGCGTCGCTGATCGTCGCGCGCCTGTACGCGGAAGGCGTGCCGGTGGCGGGCGTCGATCGGTTGCGCCTCAATGCGCCGCTCGCGGTGCAGGACCTGCTCGCCGCGATCCGCTTCGCGCTTCAGCCCGAGGACGATCTGTCGCTGGCCTCACTGCTGGTCTCGCCGCTGATCGGCTGGAGCCAGGACGAGCTGATGGCCGCGGCGGTGCGCGGGCCGATCGGGCTGTGGCGCCATCTTCGGAATACGCAGAGCGAGGAGAGCCTTGCGCCGCTCTACGCGCTGCTGCGCCGCGCCGACATCGCCACGCCCTATCGCTTCCTCGAGGAGATCCTCTCCGGTCCGCTCGACGGCCGCCGCAAGCTGCTGCGCCGGTTGGGCGAGGAGGCGCGCGACCCGATCGAGGAGCTTCTGAACGCAACGCTTAACTTCGAGAAGACCGCGACTCCGTCCTTGCAGCGCTTCCTCGACTGGTTCGATCGCGGCGATGTCGAGATCGTCCGCGATGCTGCCCAGCCCCAGGGCGCGGTGCGGGTGATGACCGCGCACGGCGCCAAGGGGCTGCAGGCGCCCTTGGTGATCCTGGCGGACGCCACCGTCGATCCCACAAGGTCCCCGCGCGACTTCCTGCAATGGGAACCCTCCGAAGTGTCCGGAAAACTGCCGATCTTCCGGCCCCGCGCCGCTGAGCGGGGCGTACTCGGCGAGGTCATCGAAAATGCCGATCGGCGCGAGCTTAGCGAGCATTGGCGTCTGTTCTACGTGGCCGCCACCAGGGCCGAGGAACGCCTGGTGATCGCCGGCGCGCTGGGGCCGATGGCCAAGGGCGTGCCTCCCGCCAAGAGCTGGTACGCCGCCAGCGCCGCCGCCCTCGATGCGCTCGGGGTGGGCGAGGGCGAGACCCGCGAATTCAAGGGCTTGCAGCCCCAGGCGCCGGTTCCCGCCAGGCCGCTCGCCGCCGCGGGGCGAGTCGAGATCGCGGCCCTGCCGGACTGGGCCCGCCGCATGGCGCCGGCGGAAGCCCGCCCGCCGCGCCCCCTGGCGCCCTCCTCGCTGGGCGACGACAGCGTCGCCGATCCTCCGCCGACTCCGGCCCTGCGCGCCGCCGCGGAGCGGGGCCGTCTCCTCCACGCCCTGTTCGAGCGCCTGCCCTCGGTCAGTCCCGCCGACCGCGCCCAGGCCGCCGAGCGCTGGCTCGCCGGGGCAGGGGGGGTAGCCGATCCAAAGCTGCGCGACTCGCTGGTCGCCGCCGCGCTCGCGGTCACCGAAGACTCGCGCTTTTCCGCGCTTTTCGGGCCCAATTCGCTGGGCGAAGCGCCGATCGCCGCCGTGGTGGGGGAGGGGGTGGTCGTCTCCGGCACGGTCGACCGGCTGGTGGTGACCGACACCCAGGTCCGCGTCGTCGACTTCAAGACCGGCCGGCGCGCGCCCGCCACGCTGGCCGATATCCCGGCCTATCATGTGCGCCAGGTGGCCGCCTATGCCGCGGCGCTGGCGGTGATCTTCCCCGGGCGGGCGGTGGAGGCGGGGCTGCTCTATGTGGCGGGCCCGACGCTGCACCTGCTGCCCGCGGATCTGCTCGCCGCGCACAAGCCCGGCTTCGTCGCCACGGAGCAAAGCTTGGTCTCGCGCGCTTGA
- the addB gene encoding double-strand break repair protein AddB, which produces MPDQLHLYTIPPHRAFGDALANGLIKRFGADPMALARGIILLPNNRAKKAIQDAFVRASGGGLLLPRLVAVGDPELDEAMFDAAGDPDPVAPAVAPLQRQLILARLIQQAEPRHDAAEAVRLAGDLAATLDQLLIEEVAPGTLKELNLAPELSAHWERALHLFEIVLQAWPRELARLGRIDLADRRRLLIDKVARRWRQNPPQGFVCAAGITASAPAIARLQRTVAGLPQGMVVLPDLGIGLSDAEWDLLGPHAPDPDGRRKRNLETHPQFHLKLLLERMGVHRSEFDPWRAASEHDAAPSRSKAIASAMQPPELTHSWTTLPERERKLDGVRALEVATPAEEAQAIALALRQALETPGRTAALVTPDRALARRVAAHCARWGIIVDDSAGQPLSILPPGTLLLALADAAAQRFAPLPLLTLLKHPLVMPEARTEWLDGARLLDRALRGPRPAPDLTGVDRYLAEQEGRGGALRKAAERWWPEARALLAPLEAAFASGAQPIPALLAALREAAQALGGDGLWSRAEGRAAATLLDDLEREAADGPVRADPETLAPMLRTLMDQIAVRPPQGGHPRLAILGQLEARLQTADLMILSGLNEGVWPSLPAPDPWLAPRIRTELNLPGLERRIGLAAHDLAGALGAPEVLLTRARRDATAPTIASRFWLRLEALSGGLDRAPDLAAWLHAIDNPGAHEPAERPEPSPPVEDRPKAISVTEVDRLKADPYAFYARRLLRLAPLDPVDADPSAAWRGTAVHDVLQKWFELDSCDPARLRARAEAMLADERTRPMMRALWQPRLMEAIDWIARQIAEAPERKVLAVELDGAIEFAGVKLRGKFDRIDRLADGSLAIVDYKTGQPPSTRAVRAGFSLQLGLLGLIAERGGFADIEGVAKAFEYWSLARSPRTGGFGYVDSPVDPKKKEPIPAEEFVDIAAHHFAEAVRAWLTGDAPFTAKLVPEYAPYAEYDQLMRRDEWYGRD; this is translated from the coding sequence ATGCCCGACCAGCTCCACCTCTACACCATCCCCCCGCACCGCGCGTTCGGTGATGCGCTGGCGAACGGGCTGATCAAGCGCTTCGGGGCCGACCCGATGGCGCTCGCCCGCGGCATCATCCTGCTCCCCAACAACCGCGCCAAGAAGGCGATCCAAGACGCCTTCGTCCGCGCCAGCGGCGGCGGGCTGCTGCTGCCGCGCCTCGTCGCGGTCGGCGATCCCGAGCTCGATGAGGCGATGTTCGATGCCGCCGGCGATCCCGATCCGGTCGCCCCCGCGGTCGCGCCGCTCCAGCGCCAGCTCATCCTCGCCCGCCTGATCCAGCAGGCCGAGCCGCGCCACGATGCCGCCGAGGCCGTGCGCCTGGCCGGCGACCTCGCCGCCACGCTCGACCAGCTGCTGATCGAGGAAGTCGCGCCGGGCACGCTCAAGGAGCTCAACCTCGCCCCCGAGCTTTCCGCCCATTGGGAACGCGCGCTTCATCTGTTCGAGATCGTCCTCCAGGCCTGGCCGCGCGAACTCGCCCGGCTCGGCCGCATCGACCTGGCCGATCGCCGCCGCCTGCTGATCGACAAGGTCGCCAGGCGTTGGCGCCAGAACCCGCCCCAGGGCTTCGTCTGCGCCGCCGGCATCACCGCCAGCGCGCCGGCGATCGCCCGGCTCCAGCGCACCGTCGCCGGCCTGCCGCAGGGCATGGTCGTCCTCCCCGATCTCGGCATCGGCCTGAGCGACGCGGAATGGGACCTGCTCGGCCCGCACGCCCCCGATCCCGACGGCCGCCGCAAGCGCAACCTCGAGACGCATCCGCAATTCCATCTGAAGCTCCTGCTCGAGCGGATGGGCGTGCACCGCAGCGAGTTCGATCCCTGGCGGGCGGCGAGCGAACATGACGCCGCGCCGTCGCGCAGCAAGGCGATCGCCTCGGCGATGCAGCCGCCCGAGTTGACGCATAGCTGGACGACTTTGCCCGAGCGCGAGCGCAAGCTCGACGGCGTCCGCGCGCTCGAAGTTGCCACGCCGGCCGAGGAAGCCCAGGCCATTGCCCTCGCGCTGCGCCAGGCGCTGGAGACTCCTGGCCGCACCGCGGCGCTGGTCACGCCCGATCGCGCGCTCGCCCGCCGCGTCGCCGCGCATTGCGCCCGCTGGGGGATCATCGTCGACGATTCCGCCGGCCAGCCGCTCTCGATCCTGCCGCCCGGCACGCTCCTGCTCGCGCTCGCCGACGCCGCTGCCCAGCGCTTCGCCCCGCTGCCGCTGCTGACCCTGCTCAAGCACCCGCTGGTGATGCCCGAGGCGCGCACCGAGTGGCTCGACGGCGCCCGCCTGCTCGATCGGGCGCTGCGCGGACCCCGCCCGGCGCCTGACCTCACCGGCGTCGACCGCTATCTCGCCGAGCAGGAGGGCAGGGGCGGCGCGCTCCGCAAGGCTGCCGAGCGCTGGTGGCCCGAGGCCAGGGCACTGCTCGCCCCGCTGGAAGCAGCCTTCGCAAGCGGCGCCCAGCCGATCCCGGCCCTCCTCGCCGCGCTGCGCGAAGCCGCCCAGGCGCTCGGCGGCGACGGCCTGTGGAGCCGCGCCGAGGGGCGGGCCGCCGCGACCCTGCTCGACGATCTCGAGCGCGAAGCCGCCGACGGTCCGGTCCGCGCCGACCCCGAGACGCTCGCGCCGATGCTGCGCACGCTGATGGACCAGATCGCGGTGCGCCCGCCCCAGGGCGGCCATCCGCGCCTCGCGATCCTCGGCCAGCTCGAGGCGCGGCTGCAGACCGCCGATCTGATGATCCTCTCGGGGCTCAACGAAGGCGTCTGGCCGAGCCTGCCTGCGCCCGATCCCTGGCTCGCGCCGCGCATCCGCACCGAGCTCAACCTGCCCGGCCTCGAACGCCGCATCGGCCTGGCCGCGCACGACCTTGCCGGCGCGCTGGGCGCCCCCGAAGTCCTGCTCACCCGCGCAAGGCGCGACGCGACCGCGCCGACCATCGCCTCGCGGTTCTGGCTCCGCCTCGAGGCGCTCTCGGGCGGCCTCGATCGCGCGCCCGATCTCGCCGCCTGGCTCCACGCGATCGACAATCCCGGCGCGCATGAGCCCGCCGAGCGCCCCGAGCCTTCGCCCCCGGTCGAGGATCGCCCCAAAGCGATCTCGGTCACCGAGGTCGATCGCCTGAAGGCCGATCCTTATGCCTTCTACGCCCGCCGCCTGCTCAGGCTCGCGCCGCTCGATCCGGTCGATGCCGATCCCAGCGCGGCGTGGCGTGGCACCGCGGTGCACGACGTTCTTCAGAAATGGTTCGAACTCGATAGCTGCGATCCGGCCAGGCTGCGCGCCCGTGCCGAGGCGATGCTGGCGGACGAGCGTACCCGCCCGATGATGCGCGCGCTCTGGCAGCCGCGCTTGATGGAGGCGATCGACTGGATCGCCCGCCAGATCGCCGAAGCCCCGGAGCGCAAGGTGCTCGCGGTCGAGCTCGACGGCGCTATCGAGTTCGCTGGCGTCAAGCTGCGCGGCAAGTTCGACCGGATCGATCGCCTGGCGGACGGCAGCCTGGCGATCGTCGACTACAAGACCGGCCAGCCGCCGAGCACCCGCGCCGTCCGCGCCGGGTTCAGCCTCCAGCTCGGCCTGCTCGGGCTGATCGCGGAAAGGGGCGGATTCGCGGACATCGAGGGCGTCGCCAAGGCCTTCGAATATTGGTCGCTCGCCCGCTCGCCGCGCACCGGCGGCTTCGGCTATGTCGACAGCCCCGTCGATCCGAAGAAGAAGGAGCCGATCCCGGCTGAGGAGTTCGTCGATATCGCCGCGCACCATTTCGCCGAGGCGGTCCGCGCCTGGCTGACCGGCGACGCCCCCTTCACCGCCAAGCTGGTGCCCGAATACGCGCCCTATGCCGAGTACGACCAGCTGATGCGCCGCGACGAATGGTATGGCCGTGATTGA
- a CDS encoding nucleotidyltransferase family protein — MKPSATYSLRPNPDVAMPETAMVMAAGLGKRMRPLTVTRPKPLVEVAGKTLLDHTMDHLREAGIKRAVVNVHYLADQVEAHLKARAGDIDVQISDERAQLMETGGGIVQARAILGEKPFFTVNSDTLWVDGPITSLHALAAAWNDQKMDALLLLVPLALACSHKGQGDFRLDPLGRITERRKPGRLAPFVYAGAQILSPRVIRDWPEGPFSTNLFWNRAMEAGRLWGVVHQGLWFDVGTPGAVKEAEDVLAAV, encoded by the coding sequence ATGAAGCCCTCCGCCACCTATTCGCTGCGCCCCAATCCGGACGTCGCCATGCCCGAGACGGCGATGGTGATGGCCGCGGGGCTGGGCAAGCGCATGCGCCCGCTCACCGTGACGCGCCCCAAGCCGCTGGTCGAGGTCGCCGGCAAGACGCTGCTCGATCACACGATGGACCACCTGCGCGAGGCCGGGATCAAGCGCGCGGTGGTCAACGTCCATTATCTGGCGGACCAGGTCGAGGCGCACTTGAAGGCCCGTGCCGGCGACATCGACGTGCAGATCTCGGACGAGCGCGCGCAATTGATGGAAACCGGCGGCGGTATCGTCCAGGCGCGCGCGATTCTCGGCGAAAAGCCCTTTTTCACGGTCAACAGCGATACCTTGTGGGTCGACGGCCCAATAACCTCCCTCCACGCCCTCGCCGCCGCCTGGAACGATCAAAAGATGGACGCGCTGCTCCTGCTCGTCCCGCTGGCGCTTGCGTGCAGCCACAAGGGCCAGGGCGATTTCCGCCTCGACCCGCTCGGCCGCATCACCGAGCGCCGCAAGCCTGGCCGCCTCGCGCCCTTCGTCTATGCCGGCGCTCAGATCCTCTCGCCGCGCGTGATCCGGGATTGGCCCGAAGGCCCGTTCTCGACCAACCTCTTCTGGAATCGCGCGATGGAGGCCGGGCGGCTCTGGGGCGTGGTCCACCAGGGGCTGTGGTTCGATGTCGGCACGCCCGGCGCGGTCAAGGAAGCCGAGGACGTGCTGGCGGCGGTGTAA